A window of Elusimicrobiota bacterium contains these coding sequences:
- a CDS encoding tetratricopeptide repeat protein, with protein sequence MIALLLAAALASPDAAAAPATYDQARAAYDAGDHDRAAAAFAALLAADPGDPALHYDLGNALLKAGRLGRASASYQRAFDLDPRDGDGRHNLDFVLKRSGEELAPPGIPAPAFAAFTALSARELAGLHWLAAWAAMILAALTLLGNVERREALRDWLLGAAAAWVLFGLWWAGLRAVLPPGRGVIVAGRAELRNGPGEKFTVGYTAPEGRRVRVLAESGEWLEVGLLKEGVKGWILAASVEKL encoded by the coding sequence ATGATCGCCCTTCTCCTCGCCGCCGCGCTCGCCTCGCCGGACGCGGCCGCCGCGCCCGCGACGTACGACCAGGCGAGGGCCGCCTACGACGCGGGCGATCACGACCGGGCCGCCGCCGCATTCGCCGCGCTCCTCGCCGCCGATCCCGGCGACCCCGCTCTGCACTACGACCTCGGCAACGCCCTGCTCAAGGCCGGCAGGCTCGGACGCGCCTCCGCCTCGTATCAGCGCGCCTTCGACCTCGACCCGCGCGACGGCGACGGGCGTCACAACCTCGACTTCGTCCTGAAGCGCTCCGGAGAGGAGCTGGCCCCTCCCGGCATCCCCGCGCCCGCGTTCGCGGCCTTCACCGCGCTGTCCGCCCGCGAGCTGGCGGGCCTGCACTGGCTCGCGGCCTGGGCCGCCATGATCCTCGCGGCCCTGACCTTGCTCGGGAACGTCGAGCGGCGCGAGGCGCTGCGCGACTGGCTCCTCGGCGCCGCCGCCGCCTGGGTCCTGTTCGGCCTCTGGTGGGCGGGCCTGCGCGCCGTGCTGCCGCCCGGGCGAGGGGTCATCGTCGCCGGCCGCGCGGAGCTGCGCAACGGGCCGGGCGAGAAGTTCACCGTCGGCTACACCGCTCCCGAGGGCCGCCGCGTCCGCGTCCTGGCGGAGAGCGGGGAATGGCTCGAGGTGGGCCTCCTCAAGGAAGGCGT